ttacataacaattaatattttcatcaattaacatgaataatgaataattttatttatatttattacagaaaatacaaaataaaacgaataaatGAACCTTGGCAAAGTAACACCCTCTATTCTATCAATTATTGTGCCAACACACCCAATTTACTCCTTAACTGTGAATCCTCTGGTAAAGCTAATGCCCATTTGCGTAAACCTACCAGAAGCACAGAACTGAGTACCAGTACAGCACCACACACTGAGTACTTACTAGGGATTTCATCAAAAAACATAACTTGCCACAAGAATGCAAATACTATATCTGCTGAACGAGCTATCGCCACAGGTCCCGCCTGTTCCATTTGTAGAGACATTGTCAACAAAATCTGtcctaaataactaaatatagcTAAACATACAACTAAAAACCTCTCAGTACCACAGTTAGGCATACACAGAAGACCAAACACGAAAGAGTAAAACAATGTTTGCATAATTGCAATAGCACCAAAGTTTGTCATGATTACAGAAAAATGTAAGCCCTTCAAAACTCTTAACAAAACGTAAGCATTGGCTCCGAATATGGTTGATACAAATGCAGCAATAGCGCCCCTTAAACTGTTATAGTTTTGGTTGGAAATAGCTTCACTTTCACCAAATATAAAGGGTGGGTGTGTGATTAACACTACACCAACTAAAGTTAATATAATAGAGATTGTATTCCAAATTCCACAAGGTTCTTTCAAGAACACCCTGGCAAACAGAGCTACAAATACTGGTACAGAAAATACTATTACAGAGGCATCAGCCAGGGGCATGTTTCGAAAGGCGTAAAAACTAAGCATTAGTCCCACTGTCCCCACAACAGATCGCAACACTAACAGAATTCGCTTTCCTTCTGGAAATACAGGTTGCTCCGTGTATATAACAATTGGTATAGTTGGAAGTAAAACACCTATAAAACGAAACATAGCCAATTGCATTGGGTCTATGTTTACTAAACTTTTAACGATGACAGAGCATAACGAGAAGAAAAGGGATGAAAGTGTCGCCAATAGTAATCCAAGATAGGGGCATCTTTTGATAAGTGGTCTCTTGTTTTCCAATAGGTTAGGTATTGATTCATCACCACTTCCGACCGATAGATCGACAAGATGTTGAAGTTCCAAATGCTCGGGCATAGCTCACTGAAACAAAATCCACTTgaaaataatcttattatttcaaaataaatgtttaaacatATGAAATTCATACCGTGATAAAGTCTTGACTTTTGTTATTGTATGTAAGGTGTGGAGGTCAGAAAGTTAAGTTGTTACATAAAAGAGATCATTATTCTGTTTTATTTGGTTCCTTTAGCCAATTATCTTGGTCCCAGGTCCAAGAATAttgttacaaatacaaatagtacaaataaattatagatttcGTATTGTTTCACTTTTCATATTTGACAGAACTTCACTTCACTTTGACACTTgaatgtaaaatgtcaaagaccACAGATTATTAATTTCCATTTCATACCTCGAAAGTTCGAAACATAGGTATCTATTAGTCTGTGCATAGATCTATTGAACATAATAGTGCGGGATTGGCTGATTGGCCGGTGATAGCTAAtcgcctcagaccaattatagaaggatcGCACTCaaagtcacgaacaaaattttctgtaattttctgaggaaaacgagcgtagatttggtatatgtcttatactaaactagaagtttttgcccgttttttacactattcaattacacaaaaaggtatttttacggagctctttaaccgacgaacacgattacaactatagtttttatacagtttttataatcgcattagatcgttgatcatatactttgacagaaaagtaacgtctagcgtggcaggtcctatacaataattggtctgagctaatCGCAGATGGCGCCTCTGCGATTTGGTGCCTATTTTACGATCACTATACACTATGACAAGGCCAAATACAGCAAACTCCATAACTCAGTAACAAAACATATCCGGTCACAATATATTTGAATTTACTTATACATCCACTAAGTTACCTAATTTACAATTTGGCATTTCGTCTCAACTTAATCTGTAATATCTGTGAAATAATGACAAAGAAACAATTCTGCTAcagcaatatttattattacaaataagtaTATACCAGGGGTAATAGAATgctgaaaataaattaacattttgctACTGATACACTATTGTAATTTGAAAGTAATAGGCCTACAGAGAATATTCTATTTAATAggcattattaaaataatttattgaatgtttttgttattattttagtaagtaTAGACTAATTCACTGGAGAAAGCCTAATTATAAGTTCTTGGGAAAATCTAGAGTCATGTGAAACATAGTAATCTGTTTGAAATGGTAAAATATCTACAGATTGAGAAGTTGGTATGTACTACCTCCCTATCCACCTACTAAAACAGTTATTACTGAAGTTACagattttcagtttttgtatctgTAAAGACTCATCCTGGATCATTGTTTTTTCCGTGGtttataactatgaaacaaagctttaatattttttttatttttaaggaataTAAATAGTTCAATTTAATTAACAGCATAGAacgtcataataattattataaattattttttaatttttcctatACAAACCCAGCACCAGCGAGCAAAAGGTCAcgtttccaataatacactgtaatctttggtcaCGTTGACAGTTGCCAACTCTATTTTAAGTCGGTCGGTTGGGAGTGGGAGATTGGTAAGGTGTGGAACGACTTTAAATCTATTAAAACATGTCAAACAATGTCAAAATACAGGCCATAAGCTGTCTCTCTCTATCGTATGCTATAAAGTTTATAGGAAAAAGAGAAGGATATCACTGGGTGCATGATAAGAATATCGATTTTACCATGTTTTgggatcaaaataaaaaatttaaatatattatttaaatttagaacccacattagtattatttaaatacatatatacgtccaacataatatatataagaaCGAGCACTGACGAGCACATTTTTCGTGTTCAATAATAAGTTTGTCTCTTTTCCGCAAGTATAGCGCCTTTTCTATATAAACCTTTGGTAGGTTTTGAATTCGTAGGAAAATATCAGATTGTAATAATCaatatacttacttacctataaaaaaaatactttcatacaTATATAACTCTATTGCAATACTTTATCGTAAACTTAGAAATTATTTACATTCtctattaaaaagtattttgaaagTTAATTCGATAAAACACCTTGGTACCTACTCGAAATGTTGTGCAATTATATCTATCTCACTCGCATTTGCGTTATTGTGCTTCTTCTATCTCACTCTCATTTTCCCCTTCTTATTACGCCCGCCCGTCGAAATGTGACGAGGACGACTTCATAACTGCTATGTCTGTCTTTCTTGCGTACGTGTGTTTTCATGGTTTTTAAGGGAGGTCAAATTTAATAGTTTCATTATGTGTTCATAAGTGGTAATTAAGTTACAATTCGGAAATTGAAAATgtgtgttttaaattttatatttgttaagtaAGAGtattacctataaataatttatacgtaaCAAGGACAAAAACAGCTTCATAGCTGCCCTTCACAATGGCTGCCATTGTTAAAACACAGAAATATAATTTCGAGAAAATATGTCGGGCttgtttgcaaataaagaagGACATGCGACCTTTATTTGAGCAGCTTACGGCGACGATGCTAATGGGAATATCAAAAGTGCAGGTGAGATGACATgttgataaaattatttttggacGTTGATGTGGTCTCTTTCACACTTGTTAGTTTGCGTGTAAGGTAGAAGTGATGACAGTCGTCGACGCATCGAGTCATCTTTGTTTAGGAGTCATGGGAAAGATTTCGGGGGCTGCGTATTCTAGGAATTTCATTGTGAAATATCTTGCTATCCTTTTCTCTAATAGGCATGCCCACGCGTGAGTAAACGAGACGGTGTAAAGCACTTTAGATTAGAAAGCAGGAAATTAGGGCAACAATAAAAAACTTTGATTATCCTCAataatttaggtaggtatctactttaaaaatacccgttttctaaataataataaataggtaatttacaaaaatataaattataaagcaTATTATAATTTCGATTGCAAATTTCGATTTTGACCTCGCCCTTTAGGTATACTTAGTTACCTTTTAAGTACCTAGTTGGATAAAGGTATTCAGGGTCACTTGAGATCATAGCAATAGCTTGTGGCAATAGCAtggatttcgaaaaaaaaataaaaactgaaaaagtGCGtttcgggccacgcgcagtgtagggttccgtagattaaattagtattttaatcctgagtaatgcacaaaaataccgataacgatacccatTGGATACTTacacgatttaaaatttatccgcgcactttgcatgtagggaaggaaccccaaaaaccaccactttatagacgtacctaattaatatacatacccatacccaactttctagttttaacgGACTTTCGGAGTTATTTTACtgacaactttttaattaacaacggatttagtatgcaattttagacttccaattacgttttttaagttgctCGACTATTACTCTAAATAGCAATTACTACTTAGcagttatagttttccttgtaattttcattacaatattatactACCTCCTACCTACTCTCGt
Above is a window of Bicyclus anynana chromosome 8, ilBicAnyn1.1, whole genome shotgun sequence DNA encoding:
- the LOC112050595 gene encoding solute carrier family 35 member G1, producing MPEHLELQHLVDLSVGSGDESIPNLLENKRPLIKRCPYLGLLLATLSSLFFSLCSVIVKSLVNIDPMQLAMFRFIGVLLPTIPIVIYTEQPVFPEGKRILLVLRSVVGTVGLMLSFYAFRNMPLADASVIVFSVPVFVALFARVFLKEPCGIWNTISIILTLVGVVLITHPPFIFGESEAISNQNYNSLRGAIAAFVSTIFGANAYVLLRVLKGLHFSVIMTNFGAIAIMQTLFYSFVFGLLCMPNCGTERFLVVCLAIFSYLGQILLTMSLQMEQAGPVAIARSADIVFAFLWQVMFFDEIPSKYSVCGAVLVLSSVLLVGLRKWALALPEDSQLRSKLGVLAQ